DNA from Vibrio marisflavi CECT 7928:
CCGATTATTTTTATTCGGTACTGATCGGTATTCTGCGCCACTTTAAATCTTACCAGTGGTTATCAAGTATGTTGGTCTAGGCCTAAGCAAAGTAAATGGTCTAGGGAAGCTAGAGTCATTTAATGCAGTAAGCTCTTTATTGGTTGGCCAATCTGAGAACTCATTGCAATCAGCAGCTGATTCCGCATGACAAACCAGCGTATGTTTCACTCTTTCTGCAACTGCGATTTCTACGGTTTCTATGTCAATCGTTGGTTCTTACATGCAGATGATTGAACCTCGTTATGTTGTGACTGCTATCTTGCTAAACATGTTCAGCACTTTCATCATTCTTTCTGTTATCAACCCTTATCAGTTGGAAGAAGGTCAAGATTTGATCGTGACTAGCGAAGATGAGAAAAGCAAAGCTTCTTTTGAAATGCTCGGTGAGTACATCATGGATGGTTTCAAAGTGGCGGTAGTCGTTTCGCTATGTTGATTGGTTTCGTGCATTGATTGCAGCGATCAACAGCGTGTTCGATATGGCCTTTGGCATTACCTTCCAACTACTAGGCTATGCATTCTCGCCTGTTGCTTACATGCTAAACATTCCTTGGCATCAAGCTGCACAAGCTGGCGCAATTATGGCAACTAAAGTGGTTACCAATGAGTTTGTTGCGATGATTGACCTTACACACGCGAAAGGACTTGATCATCACACTGTCGGCGTTATCTCAATTTTCCTAGTGTCTTTTGCTAACTTTAGCTCTATCGGCATGATTTCTGGCGCGGTGAAAGGATTGTGCTCCGAGAAAGGCGATATCGTAGCGAAGTACGGCTTCAAGCTGGTTTATAGCGGCTTCCTAGTAAGTTTGCTTTCAGCTGTTGTTGCGGGCCTAATGATTTCTTAATCGTTCATTAAGCCAAAGTTTCAAAACCCCACCTTATCTTTGAATGTTAAGGTGGGGTTTTTTTATTTGTCTTATCATTACTACTTTCTAGGTAATAAAACTCCTCAAACAGGGGTATTTATGAACTAGAGCAAGTCTTCTCTTCATTTGTAGTTATATTATTACGCGGTTTATGTGTGTAGCGCTGGCGACTAAGCTGTTCTTAATAAATAAGTAATAGACCCAGCCGACAAATTTACGCACAATGACGCGATACCCAAATCAGTCAATAGAAGGTATGGCCTTAGGTGGAGCGGGTATGCTCGGCTACTAACAAGTTTAATTAAAGCAATGCCGATACAATTTGATGACATAGACTAGGAGTACTATAAATGTCTGTTTACGACACGATAAGTGTTATTGCCGCAGTTGCGGTGTTTATCTCTCTATTTAATCAGAGGTTTGGTAAGTTTCAAACGGACTATCGCAATAACAGGGTGGTCGGTTGCTATTTCGATCCTAGTGCTAGTATTAAGTAAGTTTGGAATTATTCCACTGCACGAGCAACAAGAAGTTATTCACATGCTTCAGCACATTCAGTTCGATGACTTCTTGCTTAAAGGTGTTCTAGGTTTCTTGCTGTTTGGTGGAGCACTCAATATTGAGCTCACCCATCTCAAAGACCAGAAGTTTGAGATCCCTTCCTAGCTCTTGTCGCAACGCTATTTTCTACTTTCTTCATTGGTGCGTTGTTGTTCTTTATTTTCCAGAAATCGGCATCCATATCGACTTCATTTATTGCTTGTTGTTTGGTGCTCTGATCTCTCCGACCGACCCAATCGCGGTACTCGCAATCGTTAAAAAATGCGCGCACCACAGCGAGTATCGACACAAATTGAAGGTGAATCGCTGTTCAATGATGGTGTTGGTCTCGTTGTGTTTGTCACTTTGTTTGAGGTGGCATTTGGCAAATCGACGCCAACAGTATGGAGTACCGTAGAGCTATTCCTACATGAAGCAGTGGGTGGAATCCTATTTGGCCTAGTGCTGGGTGTGTTGTTCCATCATATTATTAAACGCACACCGGATAGCATGATGCGTCTTATCTTAACCATGCTTATCCCAACGGCAGGCTACGTCCTGGGAGAGCATCTAGAAGTCTCTGCTCCATTGGCTATGGTTGTTTCTGGTATCATCATTGGCAACATCACTCGCGGCGGAATGGATGAGCAAGAGTCTCACCAGATGAGTCACTTATGGGAATTGGCTGATGAGATTCTCAACGCCATCTTGTTCTTGCTGATTGGCTTAATCATGCTGACTTTCAGCTTCCACTATATCGACATTATCGCTGTATTAATTGCTGTACCTCTTGTGCTATGCAGTCGCTATACCAGTGTTAAGCTTTCTTATGTGTTGTTTAAGTTTTATCGCAGGTATAACCCAGAGTCCGTTAAGATCCTCACTTGGGGAGGCTTACGAGGCGGTCTAGCATTAGCGATGGCAATGGCGATCCCGACAGGAGCGCAGGTGGTTAACGGTGTAGATATTAAAGAGATCATAGTGCTAATGACTTATGCAGTTGTGGTTTTCTCTATTATCGTACAAGGTTCGACGATCACACCGATGATCCAAAAAGCCAAAGATTGGGAGAAGAAAGGCTATTAATTTGCCTTTGGTTTGATACTAAAAAGCCCGCAGCATTCTGATACTGCGGGCTTTTTGTTTGCCTATCTTTTAAACCTAGCTTGTTAAAGAAATGACTTTTTTCGACACTTCATTGGCCGCTTGAGTGAGGTTTTGTTTTTCTAAGGCTTTAGCAAGCAATATGTAATCTTCTCGATCTGTTCTGCTCGATAGGGCTTTTTCTAGATGTTGCTGTGCTTCAGGCCATTGCTGATTTTGCATCTCTATACGAGCAAGTGCACTGTGCGCTTCGGCGAGGTTGGCATCTTTTTAATTAATGCTTCGAGCTGTTGGACGATTGGGTGCATGTCTGCCAATTTGATTGTCGGAAGTACTAATAGCAATTCATTGATAGTTTGCTTTTTCAGCGCTTCTTTAGCGATGGTAAATGCTTCTGAGTAGGCATCTTTCTCAACCAGTTGCTTAGTCATGTGGACAATGAGCTCAGGCTCAGTTTTGAGTTTTCTGCTTAGTTTATCCCAATATTGAATTAACTGTTCGGTGCTGTTTGTTATCGCAGTATCGGTTAGCAACCCCTTGTGAGCGAGCAGTTCGATTTCTTTTTGTTCCTTAGCGTCTATGATTTTTGCTTTACTCAACTGTGGAACAATATCGAGTAGATCCTGCCACTGTTTGAGTTGAACATGTACTTTCTTCAATAGGTTGAGCAGCAATGGGTTAGTTGGGTGATCCGAATGCAGCTTAGATAGTGTTTCGAATGCCAGTTTAAACTCACCTTCTTTTACTTGTTGCTTAGCCAATGTGAGTGCTACCGCCAAAGAAGAGTTGTCTTGTTTGCGCGCTAATTCGATATATCTATCTCGCTTGGCTTTATCCCCCATCTCTATTGCCGCTTCAGAGGCCATCAAGTAGCAAAGCAAAGGCATATCATGGTGAGATGCACGGCGAGTGACTTTCTTTTCAGCTAGTTTCCATTGTCCTTCAAGAAGTTTGATGATGCCTTCGTTTGTGTCTTGTCTAGAGCGCTTAACTTTTCTGATAGTGAACCACTGCCAAGTCGCAGAACTTGAGCGCAATAGCTTTTTCAACAAAGTTTCGGCAACAAATAGGATGCCTAACGCAATAACCACGAATACGACTAATGTCGTGACACTCATCTCTATTGTTTTGTCAGCAATAGAGATCAGGACATAGCCTTGCTGACCTGCGTAATGTGTGCCAACAAAAATACCAGCTCCAAGTACGATGAAGAGAAAAATAAGTCTGAACATTATTTTTCCTCCGCGGTAAAGCTAGTCACTTTGCGGGAGAGCTTGTCAGAGATAATCTTCGATAGGATATCTTGCGATTGAAGTTTCACAGGATAGGTGACTTGCACTTTTTGCTGGCTTAACGTTTTTAAAGTGTTCTCAAACTGTTGTACAGAAGTACTGTCTTGGTCAAAGTATGAGTGAGACCAATCGGAAGCGGTTTCTAATGCTGTAGAGTAGATACCATCTTTTTCATCGTAGACTGCACGTATAGCAAGGTCTAACTTAGCGATTATGTTTTCTCTCAAGTAGAAATCTTGCTTTGGAGAAAGTAGCGGTGTGACATTGCCGTCACGCGTTCTAAAGGTAATAAAGTTTTCAGAAAACTCTTTTAATGAGGTAAGTAAGTTAGTTTTCCAGTCGCTCACATCGGAGGATACTACTGGCTTCTTCACCTCACTTTCCTTTGGAAGAATCGCGTTTGCTAGAGGAAGCTTGTCGACTTGCTTTTGCAATGACATTAGGCGAAGAACTAAGCCATCTCTATCAATGATCGGCAAGGCTTTCAATGCGGTTATATCGTTAGCCATTGCTTGTCGAAGTGGGAAGAGGTTAGGGTCGTTTAGTGAAGCAATGCGTTGATCTGCATTTTCTAATAGTTCAGTTGCACTGAAAATATCGTGCTCTAAGTAAAGCTTGCGAGCCGAGAGCTTGACCAAGTAGTCGGCTTCCGCCAATAGCCAATCATTCGGACTGCGTCCTTTCATGTCAGCGACAGCCATTTGTAGACTCTTGATGCTTTTTTGATTCTGATCCAGCTCGACTTTTGTTTGCTGGCCAACTTGCGCAATATCTTTGCTAGATTGGCTTTGGACGGATTCTAGTCGAGAATCAAGAGTTTTTTGGTTTTGCTGTATTTGTTGCTTCAGTTGGCTGATTTCATTTTTGTACAGGGTGCTTTGATGATAGATTTCATAGCTCAATCCAGTGCCAATTAGGATAGATAAGATGAGCGCTACGGCACCTGTTTTGGAGCTTTTTTTCGGAACGCTTGCGCTGGCTTTGGTCTTATTATCGGTGGTTTGTTTGTTGTCTTGGCTGGTATCGTGTTTCTTGTCAGATTCTGTTTTCTGATTGTTGTTATTCGCCATTTTTTAGATCCTGTTTTCTTGAACGCAGTGTGTTCACTATATCTAGATTGGATGCACCGCCAGTGTTAATTGTTTGACTAAAGCCCAGCTGTGTCGCTTTATCTACAAGGCGTTGACTTGGAACCAATAGTTTTAATCCTAACACCCATTGCATATGAGTGTTGTCTAATTGAGACAAAAAGTATTCCAGTTGCTTGCCGCTGGTCACAATAAGACAATCAATGTGATTAGCCTGCCACATTGGAACGTACAATTTGGAGTCGAAGGGCAGCATTTGACGTTGGTATACTTCAACGTATTCAACCTTCGCTCCGCGAGCTAGCAAGCCATTAAATAATGTTTCCCTACCGCCATTCCCACGCAAAATAACAATGCGTTTGCCAGTGACATTTTGTAATTCTTCCATGTTCAATAAGTGTTCACTGTCACTAATGTTGGGGTAGTGAGTTGTCTGCTGTGTTACTTGCTCCATCGCTTGCGCAGTTTTTCTTCCCACAGCAAGATAGGTGCATTGTGGCCATGGTAAGTTTTGTAGGGTCAATTGATGGTGGGAGAAGGTTGCAACGTGCTGACTAACCGAGATGATTATGTCAGCTTTACATAACTGCTTGCTAAGAGAGCCGAGTCCAGTGCCTGCTTTGATAGTCATCATAGGATGACAATACGCAGGCACATCAATACTAGCCAGATGCCGACAGAGTGCTTGTCCTTGCTCTTGTGGACGAGTGACTAGGACTGCCATGTTCTAATCGTTCTCGCAATAGAGTTTGCTAAGTATTTCTTTTGCGCCATCATCTAACAGCTGCTGCGCTAGCGTTTGCCCAAGTTGTTCAGCTTGTTTTCTTGGCCCGCGAATCTCTCCACGGACGATAAGCGAACCATCTGGTTCACCCACTAAAGCTCTTAACCATAGTGAATCGCCTTCAAGCAAGGCATAGCTACCAATTGGAACTTGGCAGCCTCCCTCGAGAAATAGGTTTACTGCTCGTTCGCAAGTGACTCTATCAGATGTATCTTGGTGGCCAAGAGGTGCAAGTAATTGGCGTGTTCTATCATCATCGAGGCGGCACTCAATTCCTACGGCGCCTTGGCCTGCAGCAGGTAGTGATTGAGTTGGTTCAATGTAGCTTTGGATGCGAGATTCTAATTCCAATCGCTTTAAACCAGCAGCGGCTAAGATAATGGCATCGTAATTTCCTGCATCA
Protein-coding regions in this window:
- a CDS encoding nucleoside transporter C-terminal domain-containing protein; this encodes MIAAINSVFDMAFGITFQLLGYAFSPVAYMLNIPWHQAAQAGAIMATKVVTNEFVAMIDLTHAKGLDHHTVGVISIFLVSFANFSSIGMISGAVKGLCSEKGDIVAKYGFKLVYSGFLVSLLSAVVAGLMIS
- a CDS encoding uroporphyrinogen-III C-methyltransferase, which translates into the protein MANNNNQKTESDKKHDTSQDNKQTTDNKTKASASVPKKSSKTGAVALILSILIGTGLSYEIYHQSTLYKNEISQLKQQIQQNQKTLDSRLESVQSQSSKDIAQVGQQTKVELDQNQKSIKSLQMAVADMKGRSPNDWLLAEADYLVKLSARKLYLEHDIFSATELLENADQRIASLNDPNLFPLRQAMANDITALKALPIIDRDGLVLRLMSLQKQVDKLPLANAILPKESEVKKPVVSSDVSDWKTNLLTSLKEFSENFITFRTRDGNVTPLLSPKQDFYLRENIIAKLDLAIRAVYDEKDGIYSTALETASDWSHSYFDQDSTSVQQFENTLKTLSQQKVQVTYPVKLQSQDILSKIISDKLSRKVTSFTAEEK
- a CDS encoding uroporphyrinogen-III synthase, which encodes MAVLVTRPQEQGQALCRHLASIDVPAYCHPMMTIKAGTGLGSLSKQLCKADIIISVSQHVATFSHHQLTLQNLPWPQCTYLAVGRKTAQAMEQVTQQTTHYPNISDSEHLLNMEELQNVTGKRIVILRGNGGRETLFNGLLARGAKVEYVEVYQRQMLPFDSKLYVPMWQANHIDCLIVTSGKQLEYFLSQLDNTHMQWVLGLKLLVPSQRLVDKATQLGFSQTINTGGASNLDIVNTLRSRKQDLKNGE